The Stieleria sp. JC731 genome has a segment encoding these proteins:
- the typA gene encoding translational GTPase TypA: protein MSQSEPLAVSEQNGGSERRLDIRNVVIIAHVDHGKTTLVDCLLKQSGQFRDAELKEERILDSNDLERERGITILSKNIAISYRDVKINLIDTPGHADFGGEVERVVQMADGCLVLVDAAEGPMPQTRYVLEKALAAGVKPIIVVNKIDRPDARTAEALDEALELLAELGGEDQLDSVAYVFASAKSGFATNDPDTPSNDMRPLLDLLVDHLPGPEIDADSPLRMMVTTLDWSEYVGRIAVGRIGAGGITAGQTIELHQKDKVVKQKIAGLYTFDKLGRTKTESAQAGDIVALEGLENVEIGDTVSMVDANNPYKRLAVDEPTLEMVFAVNSSPLAGREGKYVTTRQIKGRLEKELERNVALRVEMIPGTEAYAVKGRGVLHLAVLIETMRREGYELSIGKPRVINREIDGKLHEPFESLRVEVPTDAMGPVMELVGLRRGALEEMKQRGEYSLLRFTIPSRGLIGLRTRLLNATRGTAVIHHRFESYRPLEADVPHRSNGAMISMVSGKTMPFALFGLQDRGEFFVGAGVDVYEGMIVGENSRDNDITINPCKEKKLTNMRASGSDENVVLKPPRDMSLEMALEYIEEDEWVEVTPENIRLRKILLKESDRRRESRAAK from the coding sequence TTGTCTCAGTCCGAACCACTTGCAGTTTCCGAACAGAACGGCGGATCCGAACGACGCCTCGATATTCGGAATGTCGTCATCATCGCCCACGTTGACCACGGCAAGACGACCCTCGTCGATTGCCTGCTGAAGCAGAGCGGTCAGTTTAGAGATGCGGAGCTGAAAGAAGAGCGAATCCTGGATTCCAATGACCTGGAACGCGAACGGGGGATCACGATCCTTTCGAAAAACATTGCGATCAGCTACCGCGATGTGAAAATCAATTTGATCGATACTCCCGGTCACGCGGATTTCGGTGGCGAAGTTGAACGTGTCGTTCAAATGGCCGACGGCTGTCTGGTCTTGGTCGATGCCGCTGAAGGCCCGATGCCCCAGACTCGCTACGTTTTGGAAAAAGCACTCGCTGCGGGCGTCAAACCCATCATTGTCGTCAACAAGATTGACCGTCCGGACGCGCGTACCGCGGAAGCTCTTGACGAAGCTCTCGAACTGCTCGCTGAACTGGGTGGTGAAGACCAGCTCGATTCGGTTGCCTACGTCTTTGCCAGCGCAAAAAGCGGATTCGCGACGAACGACCCCGACACCCCCAGCAATGACATGCGTCCGCTGCTGGACCTGCTCGTTGACCACTTGCCCGGTCCCGAGATCGACGCCGATTCACCGCTACGCATGATGGTAACAACGCTCGACTGGAGCGAATATGTCGGACGGATCGCGGTCGGACGGATCGGTGCGGGCGGAATCACCGCAGGCCAGACCATCGAACTGCACCAAAAAGACAAAGTCGTCAAACAGAAGATTGCCGGGCTTTATACGTTCGACAAACTTGGCCGAACCAAAACCGAATCAGCACAAGCCGGTGACATCGTCGCATTGGAAGGCTTGGAAAACGTTGAAATCGGCGATACCGTCAGCATGGTTGACGCCAACAACCCCTACAAACGACTGGCTGTCGACGAACCGACCCTGGAAATGGTCTTCGCCGTCAACTCGTCGCCGCTTGCCGGACGCGAGGGCAAATACGTCACCACGCGGCAAATCAAAGGCCGCCTCGAGAAAGAACTCGAACGCAACGTCGCCCTGCGAGTCGAAATGATTCCTGGCACCGAAGCCTATGCTGTCAAAGGACGAGGCGTTTTGCACCTGGCCGTTCTGATCGAAACGATGCGTCGCGAAGGCTACGAGCTGAGCATCGGAAAACCCCGCGTGATCAATCGCGAAATCGACGGCAAACTGCACGAACCCTTCGAATCGCTTCGCGTCGAAGTTCCCACCGATGCCATGGGCCCGGTGATGGAACTGGTCGGACTGCGCCGAGGTGCGTTGGAAGAAATGAAGCAACGCGGCGAATACAGCCTGCTTCGATTCACAATCCCATCGCGAGGCCTAATCGGCTTGCGTACGCGATTGCTAAACGCGACACGCGGAACCGCAGTAATCCACCACCGCTTCGAAAGCTACCGCCCACTGGAGGCGGATGTTCCCCATCGCTCCAACGGCGCCATGATTTCGATGGTCAGCGGCAAAACGATGCCGTTCGCACTTTTCGGACTCCAAGATCGCGGCGAGTTCTTTGTCGGAGCCGGTGTCGACGTTTACGAAGGCATGATCGTTGGCGAAAACTCTCGTGACAACGACATCACGATCAATCCGTGCAAGGAAAAGAAACTGACCAACATGCGTGCGTCCGGTAGCGACGAAAACGTTGTGCTGAAACCACCACGTGACATGTCGCTCGAAATGGCCCTGGAATATATCGAGGAAGACGAGTGGGTTGAGGTCACACCGGAAAACATCCGTCTTCGCAAGATTTTGCTGAAAGAATCAGACCGACGACGCGAAAGCCGCGCCGCAAAGTAG
- a CDS encoding Na(+)-translocating NADH-quinone reductase subunit A, whose translation MHNPPLFPSHMITIKEGLDLPILGNPAQHIEVAKPVKQVALLGDDYIGMKPTMLVAPGDKVKLGQPLFTDKKTEGVTFTSPAAGTVADVVRGKKRKFEAIVIDVDPSAGESDCVKFDVGDLDSMTKESLTSLLTESGLWTSMRTRPFGKVPVPGTTPSSIFVQAIDTNPLAACPATAMADRKDQFIVGLRALTKLTEGTVHVCKAPGSEIPGDGVAGVQATEFAGPHPAGLVGTHIHELDPVGPTKTVWYLGYQDVIAIGALISTSKLDVRRVISLAGPVVGKPRLLETRIGASVTELIDGEYDSSIKIRPISGSVLQGHVADGLHAFLGRFHTQVSVLEEGDEREFLGWQMPGFDKFSTTKVFASAMLPGKKFAFTTSTGGSERAMVPLGTYEKVMPLDILPTQLLRALICRDTDQAQQLGALELEEEDLALCTFVCPGKYEYGSLLRENLTTIEREG comes from the coding sequence ATGCACAACCCACCGCTCTTCCCTAGCCATATGATCACGATCAAAGAGGGACTGGATCTTCCGATTCTCGGCAATCCCGCCCAGCACATTGAAGTTGCCAAGCCTGTTAAGCAGGTCGCATTACTTGGCGACGATTACATCGGAATGAAGCCAACGATGTTGGTCGCTCCCGGTGACAAGGTAAAACTCGGTCAACCTCTGTTTACAGATAAGAAAACAGAGGGCGTGACCTTCACGTCGCCCGCGGCCGGTACGGTTGCGGACGTTGTTCGTGGTAAAAAACGAAAGTTCGAAGCAATCGTCATTGACGTTGACCCGTCGGCTGGCGAATCCGATTGCGTCAAGTTTGACGTCGGTGATTTGGATTCGATGACCAAGGAGTCATTGACCAGTTTGCTGACCGAAAGTGGTCTATGGACTTCGATGCGGACTCGTCCATTCGGCAAAGTCCCAGTCCCAGGGACGACTCCGAGTTCGATCTTCGTTCAAGCGATTGATACCAATCCATTGGCGGCCTGCCCCGCGACTGCGATGGCGGATCGAAAAGATCAGTTTATCGTTGGCCTTCGTGCGTTGACCAAGTTGACCGAAGGCACCGTACATGTGTGCAAAGCACCTGGCTCGGAGATACCCGGTGACGGTGTTGCGGGAGTCCAGGCGACCGAATTCGCCGGTCCACACCCGGCCGGTTTGGTCGGAACACATATCCACGAACTCGATCCGGTTGGCCCAACCAAGACCGTTTGGTACTTGGGTTACCAAGACGTGATCGCGATCGGTGCATTGATTAGTACCAGCAAGTTGGATGTCCGACGAGTGATCTCTTTGGCCGGTCCGGTGGTCGGTAAGCCACGCCTGCTGGAAACCCGCATCGGGGCATCGGTCACCGAACTGATCGACGGTGAATACGACAGCAGTATCAAAATTCGCCCGATTTCAGGATCGGTCCTGCAAGGTCACGTTGCCGATGGGCTGCACGCATTCTTGGGACGTTTCCACACTCAAGTTTCTGTCTTAGAAGAAGGTGATGAACGTGAATTCCTAGGCTGGCAAATGCCTGGGTTTGACAAGTTCAGCACTACCAAGGTCTTTGCTTCGGCGATGCTGCCTGGCAAAAAGTTTGCCTTCACCACCTCGACCGGTGGCAGTGAGCGTGCCATGGTTCCACTGGGGACCTACGAAAAGGTGATGCCGCTGGACATCTTGCCAACGCAGCTTTTGCGGGCATTGATCTGTCGCGATACCGATCAGGCACAACAACTCGGTGCCTTGGAACTTGAAGAAGAAGATTTGGCTTTGTGCACGTTCGTTTGTCCCGGGAAGTACGAGTACGGATCTCTGCTTCGCGAAAACCTGACAACGATCGAACGCGAAGGTTAA
- a CDS encoding NADH:ubiquinone reductase (Na(+)-transporting) subunit B, whose amino-acid sequence MKALRDALDKVHPLFAKGGPLQIAYPMYEALDTFLYTPGEVAHGKTHVRDNIDLKRMMITVVMALVPATLFGMWNVGYQANLAVQHAAEAGELYQGGMYFDFHHWLGFANDPGNITDCFFLGAIHFLPMYIVCMFVGGHVELVFSVLRGHEINEGFLVTGLLFPLTLPASIPLWQVAVGIAFGVIVAKEVFGGTGRNFLNVALTSRAFLYFAYAGQISGDKVWTAVDGFSGATALGQMAAATPDPSGETNAAIESLQSVSYAIGQADPVTWTDPITLSSAFLGTIQGCVGETSTLMCIIGAAILIGTGIGSWKIMAGVLAGVAGTALFLNGVSGHTNPMMDVPFYWHYVVGGLAFGLVFMATDPVSASMTETGKWIYGGLIGFMTVLIRCINPAFPEGIMLAILFGNVFAPLIDYFVVSMNVRRRMARYAAT is encoded by the coding sequence ATGAAAGCACTTCGCGATGCTCTGGACAAAGTCCATCCGCTCTTTGCTAAGGGCGGACCGCTGCAGATCGCGTATCCAATGTACGAGGCGCTTGACACGTTCTTGTACACACCGGGCGAAGTCGCGCATGGCAAAACGCACGTGCGGGACAATATCGATCTGAAGCGAATGATGATTACCGTGGTCATGGCACTCGTGCCAGCGACCTTATTCGGAATGTGGAATGTTGGTTACCAAGCCAACTTGGCAGTACAGCATGCCGCCGAAGCTGGAGAGCTTTACCAGGGCGGGATGTACTTTGATTTCCACCACTGGTTGGGATTTGCCAACGATCCCGGCAATATCACCGATTGCTTCTTCCTGGGGGCGATTCACTTTCTGCCGATGTACATCGTTTGTATGTTCGTCGGGGGACATGTCGAGTTGGTCTTTAGTGTTCTGCGCGGACACGAGATCAACGAAGGCTTCTTGGTGACCGGTTTGTTGTTTCCGCTGACCTTGCCAGCTTCGATTCCGTTGTGGCAAGTCGCCGTGGGGATCGCCTTTGGCGTCATCGTTGCCAAAGAGGTCTTTGGCGGTACAGGCAGGAACTTCCTGAACGTGGCGTTGACCAGTCGGGCATTCCTGTACTTTGCATACGCAGGTCAAATCAGCGGTGACAAAGTTTGGACCGCCGTTGATGGGTTCAGCGGTGCGACCGCCCTTGGTCAAATGGCTGCTGCGACACCAGATCCGAGTGGCGAAACTAACGCAGCGATTGAGTCATTGCAAAGCGTCAGCTACGCAATCGGCCAAGCCGATCCTGTGACCTGGACCGACCCGATCACCTTGAGCAGCGCTTTCTTGGGAACCATTCAAGGTTGCGTCGGCGAAACGAGCACGTTGATGTGCATCATCGGTGCCGCAATCCTGATCGGAACCGGAATCGGTTCGTGGAAAATCATGGCGGGTGTTTTGGCCGGCGTCGCAGGAACCGCGTTGTTCTTGAACGGTGTCAGCGGACACACCAACCCCATGATGGATGTGCCGTTCTACTGGCACTACGTCGTCGGCGGTTTAGCGTTTGGTTTGGTCTTCATGGCGACTGACCCGGTCAGTGCTTCGATGACTGAAACTGGTAAATGGATATATGGCGGTTTGATCGGGTTCATGACGGTGCTGATTCGTTGCATCAACCCGGCGTTCCCCGAAGGCATCATGTTGGCGATTTTGTTCGGCAATGTCTTCGCACCGCTGATCGACTACTTCGTTGTCTCGATGAACGTTCGTCGGAGGATGGCCCGTTATGCCGCAACGTGA
- a CDS encoding Na(+)-translocating NADH-quinone reductase subunit C encodes MPQRDSLVGTLLTATVLCVVCSAVVSVAAVGLRNKQEENKVLDRQKNILDATGLARGEYGLPAAQLSKEQIDELTGWISEKLVDLETGEYVTDMDPAKYDPREAAEKKDSSVEIKDVKYDPGVDRREKIAKVYLVKKPGSEGEFQQIVLPVYGKGLWSTLYGFLAMKSDLQTIQGLTFYQHAETPGLGGEVDNPAWKAQWEGQQLYDENGEPAALVAKGPAPSGSVYAVDGLSGATITSRGVTTLLRYWGSDDGYGKFIKNLTEKQSAKSGS; translated from the coding sequence ATGCCGCAACGTGATTCATTGGTAGGTACCCTGCTGACCGCGACAGTACTTTGCGTGGTCTGCTCCGCCGTCGTTAGCGTCGCCGCGGTAGGCCTACGGAATAAGCAGGAAGAAAATAAGGTTTTGGACCGTCAGAAGAACATTCTTGACGCGACCGGGTTGGCTCGTGGCGAGTACGGCTTGCCGGCTGCCCAGCTTTCCAAAGAACAGATTGATGAATTGACCGGTTGGATCAGTGAAAAGCTGGTCGACTTGGAAACCGGTGAATACGTCACCGACATGGATCCCGCTAAGTACGATCCCCGTGAAGCGGCTGAAAAGAAAGACAGCAGCGTCGAGATCAAGGACGTCAAGTACGATCCCGGTGTCGACCGCCGCGAGAAAATCGCCAAGGTTTACTTGGTTAAAAAGCCCGGTTCGGAGGGAGAGTTCCAGCAGATCGTTTTGCCTGTCTACGGCAAGGGATTGTGGTCCACGTTGTACGGCTTTTTGGCAATGAAGAGCGACCTGCAAACCATTCAAGGTTTGACGTTCTACCAGCATGCCGAAACACCAGGTCTTGGTGGCGAGGTCGACAACCCAGCGTGGAAAGCACAATGGGAAGGCCAACAGCTGTATGACGAAAACGGTGAACCTGCGGCCCTGGTCGCCAAAGGCCCAGCCCCTTCGGGAAGCGTCTACGCGGTCGATGGTTTGTCGGGTGCGACTATCACCAGCCGTGGTGTCACGACCCTGCTTCGCTACTGGGGCAGCGATGATGGATACGGCAAATTCATCAAGAACTTGACTGAAAAACAATCCGCAAAGTCGGGATCCTAA
- a CDS encoding NADH:ubiquinone reductase (Na(+)-transporting) subunit D, with translation MAESKAKKVVFDPLIDNNPIALQILGICSALAVTTKLETSIVMAIAVLLVTACSNFCVSAIRSFIPSSIRIIVQMTVIASLVIVVDQILKAYLFDISKQLSVFVGLIITNCIVMGRAEGFAMKNKPGVSFLDGVGNGLGYGLVLLFVAVFREVLGSGTLLGYTILELDRNGGWYNPNNLMLLPPSAFFLIGFLIWIIRAYKPEQIEEA, from the coding sequence ATGGCAGAATCAAAAGCGAAAAAGGTCGTCTTCGATCCGCTGATCGATAACAATCCGATCGCCCTGCAGATCCTAGGAATCTGTAGTGCTCTTGCGGTAACGACCAAACTGGAAACTTCGATCGTGATGGCGATCGCCGTACTATTGGTTACGGCTTGCAGTAACTTCTGCGTCAGTGCCATCCGCTCATTCATCCCCAGCAGCATCCGGATCATTGTGCAAATGACCGTGATCGCTTCCCTGGTAATCGTCGTTGACCAGATCTTGAAAGCCTACCTGTTTGATATCAGCAAGCAGCTTAGCGTTTTCGTCGGTCTGATCATCACGAACTGTATCGTCATGGGACGCGCCGAAGGCTTCGCGATGAAGAACAAGCCCGGCGTTAGCTTTCTTGACGGTGTCGGGAACGGCCTGGGTTACGGCCTGGTCCTGTTGTTCGTCGCGGTTTTCCGCGAGGTATTGGGCAGCGGAACCCTGCTCGGCTACACAATCTTGGAACTGGATCGAAACGGCGGTTGGTACAACCCCAACAACCTGATGCTGTTGCCACCTAGCGCTTTCTTCCTGATCGGATTTCTGATCTGGATCATCCGCGCCTATAAACCCGAACAAATCGAAGAGGCGTAA
- the nqrE gene encoding NADH:ubiquinone reductase (Na(+)-transporting) subunit E, which produces MIETHLSILLKAIFVENLALAFFLGMCTFLAISKNVKTAIGLGIAVIAIEAITVPANQLIYSLLLKKGALTWMNQFVSTETIDFSTVDLSFLGFISFIGVIAAMVQILEMFLDKFVPSLYNTLGIFLPLITVNCAILGASLFMQERNYSFAESCTYGLGCGVGWALAIAALAGIREKMKYSDVPPPLRGLGITFITVGLMALAFMSFSGIQL; this is translated from the coding sequence GTGATCGAAACTCACCTCAGCATTTTGCTGAAAGCCATCTTCGTTGAGAACTTGGCACTCGCCTTCTTCCTCGGGATGTGCACGTTTTTGGCGATCAGCAAGAACGTCAAGACGGCAATCGGGCTCGGTATCGCGGTGATCGCGATCGAAGCGATTACTGTCCCCGCCAACCAATTGATTTACTCGCTGTTGCTGAAGAAAGGGGCGCTCACTTGGATGAATCAATTTGTCTCGACGGAAACGATCGACTTTTCGACGGTCGACCTAAGCTTCCTCGGGTTCATTAGCTTCATCGGTGTGATCGCCGCGATGGTTCAGATCCTGGAAATGTTCTTGGATAAGTTTGTTCCGTCGCTTTACAACACGCTCGGTATCTTCTTGCCACTGATCACCGTGAACTGCGCGATTTTGGGTGCTTCACTGTTCATGCAGGAACGCAACTACAGCTTCGCCGAGTCTTGTACTTATGGGCTGGGCTGTGGAGTGGGTTGGGCGCTGGCCATCGCCGCATTGGCGGGAATCCGCGAAAAAATGAAATACAGCGATGTACCACCCCCGCTCCGCGGTTTGGGCATCACATTTATTACGGTTGGTCTAATGGCCCTCGCATTCATGTCGTTCAGCGGCATCCAGCTGTAG
- the nqrF gene encoding NADH:ubiquinone reductase (Na(+)-transporting) subunit F, translated as MATIFLGVLMFTAVVVALVVVILLAKKQLVASGPVKILINDQKEIEIPAGGKLLGALADAGIFVSSACGGGGTCAQCRVKVTEGGGEILATEKDHINKKEAAEGDRLSCQVAVKQDMVVEVPEEAFETKKWECTVKSNDNVATFIKEFVLQLPEGEDVNFKAGGYIQIECPPHVANYKDFAIQEEYHEDWDKYDIWRFVSKVDEPVIRAYSMANYPGEKGIIMLNVRVATPPPRNPELPPGKMSSYIFNLKPGDKATISGPYGEFFIKDTDAEMVYIGGGAGMAPLRSHIFELFKRRKTNRKVSYWYGGRSMRELFYVDHFREIEEEFPNFKFNIALSDPLPEDNWDGYQGFIHQVLLENYLSKHPAPEDIEYYICGPPMMNAAVFKMLDDLGVEPENIMYDDFGG; from the coding sequence ATGGCCACCATCTTTCTTGGCGTCCTCATGTTCACCGCGGTGGTGGTGGCACTTGTGGTCGTCATTTTGTTAGCCAAAAAACAACTTGTGGCTTCCGGCCCGGTCAAGATCCTGATCAATGATCAAAAAGAGATCGAGATCCCCGCCGGCGGTAAGCTTCTCGGTGCACTCGCCGATGCTGGCATCTTCGTGTCCAGCGCTTGCGGTGGTGGTGGTACCTGTGCCCAATGCCGGGTGAAGGTGACCGAGGGCGGTGGCGAGATTTTGGCAACCGAAAAGGACCATATCAACAAGAAAGAAGCCGCCGAAGGCGATCGTCTTTCTTGCCAGGTCGCAGTCAAACAAGACATGGTTGTCGAAGTTCCCGAGGAAGCGTTCGAAACCAAGAAGTGGGAATGCACCGTCAAAAGCAACGACAACGTTGCGACCTTTATTAAAGAGTTCGTGCTTCAACTTCCCGAAGGCGAAGACGTGAACTTCAAGGCTGGTGGTTACATTCAGATCGAATGTCCTCCACACGTTGCCAACTACAAAGACTTCGCAATCCAAGAAGAGTATCACGAAGACTGGGATAAGTACGACATTTGGCGTTTCGTTTCAAAGGTCGACGAGCCTGTCATTCGCGCGTATTCGATGGCCAACTATCCGGGCGAAAAAGGCATCATCATGCTGAACGTCCGTGTTGCGACTCCACCCCCGCGTAACCCTGAATTGCCACCAGGTAAGATGTCCAGTTACATCTTTAATCTAAAGCCAGGCGACAAAGCGACCATCAGCGGTCCGTACGGTGAATTCTTCATCAAAGACACTGACGCCGAAATGGTTTACATCGGTGGTGGTGCGGGTATGGCTCCTTTGCGTAGCCATATCTTCGAGCTTTTCAAGCGTCGCAAGACGAACCGAAAGGTGAGCTACTGGTATGGCGGTCGGAGCATGCGAGAACTGTTCTACGTCGACCACTTCCGTGAGATCGAAGAGGAATTCCCGAACTTCAAGTTCAACATCGCTCTGTCGGATCCATTGCCAGAAGACAACTGGGACGGCTACCAAGGTTTCATTCACCAAGTGTTGCTGGAGAATTACCTCAGCAAACACCCAGCTCCCGAAGACATCGAGTACTACATCTGTGGACCGCCGATGATGAACGCGGCAGTCTTCAAGATGCTTGACGATTTGGGTGTCGAGCCCGAAAACATCATGTACGATGACTTCGGCGGTTAG
- a CDS encoding FAD:protein FMN transferase, whose translation MTINRTRRSLALAAFFYACVFSLQSTVVSNVRAQDVSGTEIRQFNGATMGTSYMVKVIGISDVSDDSIKLAIDAELRQVNDEMSTYIKASEISRFNDTESTDWFPVSRPFAEVVGFAQKVSKATDGAFDVTVGPLVDAWSFGPSERTQTVPSAEQIQTIRKQVGYEKLESRLDPPALRKSVPGLRIDLSSIAKGHGVDRVIERVKTLGAESAFVEIGGEVRTIGEKPDGPWRVGIQLPDAKQETVMVAHPMEPTEKAGNSMATSGDYRNFFMVDGKRYSHTIDPRTAKPIEHNLASITVVAPSCMAADAWATALSVVGTDAALKLADENELNVLLAQRNENDFALFATGNLTAYVETNDEQSNGVSDAPETAETDEKSMFTEVVAITILSFGVFSILLFAMAVGVIFGRKQISGSCGGLNSQTNPDGSTSCSLCSNPSDACRELREKMAEKENV comes from the coding sequence ATGACGATCAATCGCACGCGGCGGAGCCTTGCACTCGCCGCGTTTTTTTACGCCTGCGTGTTCTCGCTGCAATCGACTGTGGTGTCGAATGTTCGTGCCCAAGACGTGTCAGGAACTGAGATCCGTCAGTTCAACGGGGCGACGATGGGGACCAGTTATATGGTCAAAGTCATCGGGATTTCCGATGTGTCGGATGATTCAATCAAGCTGGCGATCGATGCCGAACTCCGCCAGGTCAATGACGAAATGTCAACCTACATCAAGGCATCGGAAATCTCTCGGTTCAATGATACTGAAAGCACTGATTGGTTTCCGGTAAGTCGACCGTTCGCGGAAGTGGTTGGATTCGCGCAGAAGGTATCAAAGGCCACCGACGGTGCGTTCGATGTGACGGTTGGACCCTTGGTTGATGCGTGGAGTTTCGGACCGAGCGAGAGAACGCAAACGGTTCCAAGTGCCGAACAAATCCAGACGATTCGCAAGCAGGTTGGCTACGAGAAACTTGAGTCACGTCTTGATCCGCCTGCATTACGCAAATCGGTTCCTGGGCTTCGAATCGATCTTTCCTCGATCGCCAAAGGACACGGTGTTGATCGTGTGATTGAGCGAGTTAAAACGCTTGGTGCTGAATCCGCATTTGTTGAAATCGGAGGCGAGGTGCGAACAATCGGGGAGAAACCAGACGGCCCATGGCGAGTCGGAATTCAACTTCCAGATGCGAAGCAAGAAACCGTCATGGTTGCTCATCCGATGGAGCCGACCGAGAAAGCGGGAAATTCGATGGCAACGTCCGGTGACTATCGAAACTTTTTCATGGTCGATGGCAAACGTTATTCACATACGATCGATCCCCGGACGGCAAAGCCGATCGAACATAACTTGGCGTCGATCACGGTTGTCGCACCATCGTGTATGGCCGCAGATGCTTGGGCAACGGCGCTGAGCGTTGTTGGCACTGATGCGGCATTGAAGTTGGCTGATGAAAACGAACTGAATGTGTTGCTCGCACAACGCAATGAAAATGATTTTGCATTGTTCGCGACGGGGAATTTGACCGCCTATGTCGAAACGAACGACGAGCAATCAAACGGTGTGTCCGATGCACCGGAGACGGCCGAAACAGACGAGAAGAGTATGTTTACCGAAGTTGTTGCGATCACAATCCTTTCCTTTGGCGTGTTCTCGATCTTGTTGTTCGCGATGGCGGTCGGCGTGATCTTTGGACGCAAGCAAATTAGCGGTTCGTGTGGTGGGCTCAATAGCCAAACCAATCCTGATGGCAGCACCAGTTGCTCGCTATGTAGTAATCCTTCGGACGCTTGCCGTGAGCTTCGTGAAAAGATGGCCGAGAAGGAAAACGTCTAG
- a CDS encoding Gfo/Idh/MocA family protein, with the protein MPNRRQFATGAITAAATMTANQVSAAASERIRIGVIGVANRGGQLIDAFLPHSDCEIVAVCDVDSIALDKAVAKLDGKPKAYQDFRHVIDRQDIDAIVVATPDHWHAIQTISACDAGKDVYCEKPLSVAVNEGRAMVKAARRNNRIVQVGTHRRSSKLYRELAPQIQAGMIGKVCVSRAFRTSNMYPDGIGKFAASQPPNTLNWDLWLGPRPERPYQENIAPYKFRWWKNYSSQMGNWGVHYLDAIRWCTGDEAPKSVCAMGGNFAVDDDRTIPDTMQVTFEFESGRLAIFGQYESSGNRALQQGEIELRGTDGTCYVSEREYEIIPESGGQFAKRGPRMKPQKKAVPGGNALLTEDHARNFLDCIKSRELPNADVEIGHRSTTMSLIANISLAVGRRLEWDAAQERFVNDDEANDLLQYEYRAPWKLG; encoded by the coding sequence ATGCCCAATAGACGCCAATTTGCCACTGGTGCGATCACTGCTGCCGCAACGATGACGGCGAATCAAGTTTCTGCGGCAGCGAGTGAAAGAATTCGAATCGGAGTGATCGGTGTGGCCAATCGCGGCGGCCAACTGATCGACGCATTTCTTCCACATTCGGACTGCGAAATCGTTGCGGTCTGCGATGTTGATTCGATTGCCTTGGACAAGGCGGTGGCAAAGTTGGATGGCAAACCCAAAGCCTACCAGGATTTTCGCCACGTTATTGATCGGCAAGATATCGATGCGATCGTGGTTGCGACGCCTGATCACTGGCACGCGATACAGACAATCTCCGCTTGCGATGCGGGAAAGGATGTCTACTGTGAAAAGCCTTTGTCGGTCGCGGTTAACGAAGGTCGGGCTATGGTCAAAGCGGCTCGTCGAAACAATCGCATTGTTCAAGTCGGAACTCATCGTCGAAGCAGCAAGCTGTACCGAGAATTGGCACCTCAAATCCAGGCAGGAATGATCGGAAAGGTTTGTGTCAGTCGTGCGTTTCGAACCAGCAACATGTATCCAGACGGGATTGGTAAGTTTGCAGCAAGTCAACCGCCGAACACGCTGAACTGGGATCTCTGGTTGGGGCCAAGACCTGAGCGACCGTACCAGGAAAACATCGCTCCCTATAAATTCCGTTGGTGGAAGAACTACTCATCTCAAATGGGAAACTGGGGCGTTCACTATTTGGACGCGATTCGTTGGTGCACAGGAGACGAAGCACCGAAAAGCGTTTGTGCGATGGGAGGCAACTTTGCTGTCGATGATGACAGGACAATCCCTGACACGATGCAGGTTACATTTGAATTCGAATCGGGACGTCTTGCGATTTTCGGGCAGTACGAATCCAGCGGAAATCGGGCCCTTCAGCAAGGTGAGATTGAACTGCGAGGGACTGACGGGACTTGCTATGTCAGTGAACGCGAGTACGAAATCATCCCTGAGTCGGGAGGGCAATTTGCCAAACGCGGGCCAAGGATGAAGCCACAAAAGAAAGCCGTCCCTGGCGGTAATGCGCTACTTACCGAAGACCATGCGAGAAACTTCTTGGATTGCATCAAGAGCCGGGAACTACCCAATGCGGATGTGGAAATTGGTCATCGAAGCACGACGATGAGTTTGATTGCGAACATCTCTCTTGCGGTCGGACGCCGGCTGGAATGGGATGCTGCCCAAGAACGTTTTGTCAATGACGATGAAGCAAACGACTTGTTGCAATACGAATACCGAGCTCCGTGGAAGCTGGGCTAA